One genomic window of Quercus robur chromosome 6, dhQueRobu3.1, whole genome shotgun sequence includes the following:
- the LOC126688503 gene encoding uncharacterized protein LOC126688503 isoform X2: MSSSATKMRASFYGDDANAPSTSGPRSPHTNSNSNSKHSGGNVFRLLARREVCPRTKSSSKRLWGEGSKLHLDSVGSRHEAAIDARQGLVSWVEAETLRHLSAKYCPLLPPPRSTIAAAFSPDGRTLASTHGDHTVKIIDCQTGSCLKVLSGHRRTPWVVRFHPFYPEILASGSLDHEVRLWDANTAECIGSRDFYRPIASIAFHAQGELLAVASGHKLYMWHYNRRGETSSPVIVLKTRRSLRAVHFHPHAAPFLLTAEVNDLDSSDSSMTIATSPGYLRYPPPTVFLADSHSSGRPCLADEIPLMSLPFLIWPSLARDDGRISLQNTHGDVGSSNVQPRVDPSASVRLLTYSTPSGQYELLLSPVDPNSSSPVPEDTGNDSLMSETDNAITQSAMDAMETMETQPEERNNRFFPFGDPMYWELPFLQGWLIGQSQAGQRTMSSVNVSAHENISAFSEMENPVASSVMPTGANQSRVTGRSSSRQRSSRSRMVPTTGSAEGAILNHIPRDEGDPQLAVTRIQSELATSLAAAAAAELPCTVKLRIWPHDVKDPCAFLDAEKCRLTIPHAVLCSEMGAHFSPCGRFLAACVACVLPHLEADPGLQSQVHHDMAGTATSPTRHPISAHQVLYELRIYSLEEATFGLVLASRAIRAAHCLTSIQFSPTSEHLLLAYGRRHSSLLKSVVIDGETTVPIYTILEVYRVSDMELVRVLPSAEDEVNVACFHPSVGGGLVYGTKEGKLRILQHDSSYAMNCATSRFLDENMLEVEGKERTI; encoded by the exons ATGAGCTCCTCCGCAACAAAGATGAGGGCATCCTTCTACGGAGACGACGCTAACGCCCCGTCAACCTCTGGTCCACGCTCTCCTCACaccaattccaattccaattccaagCATAG TGGTGGCAATGTCTTTCGACTGTTGGCACGACGGGAGGTTTGTCCTCGAACGAAGAGTTCGTCAAAAAGATTATGGGGAGAAGGTTCAAAACTGCATCTTGATTCGGTTGGGTCAAGGCATGAAGCAGCAATAGATGCAAGACAAGGGCTTGTCTCATG GGTGGAGGCAGAAACGTTGCGGCATTTATCAGCAAAATATTGTCCACTGTTGCCTCCTCCAAGGTCAACTATAGCAGCAGCCTTCAGCCCTGATGGGAGGACGCTTGCTTCTACTCA TGGAGACCATACGGTGAAGATTATTGATTGCCAAACTGGGAGCTGCTTAAAGGTTTTGAGTGGTCACCGGAGGACCCCTTGGGTG GTTAGATTTCATCCATTTTATCCTGAAATACTTGCTAGTGGAAGTTTGGATCATGAAGTTCGTTTGTGGGATGCAAATACTGCAGAGTGTATAGGATCACGTGATTTTT ATCGTCCTATTGCTTCCATTGCTTTCCATGCCCAAGGGGAGCTTCTTGCTGTGGCTTCAGGTCACAAG CTTTATATGTGGCATTACAACCGGAGAGGGGAGACATCATCACCAGTCATTGTACTGAAGACACGGCGGTCACTTCGGGCTGTGCATTTTCACCCCCACGCAGCCCCTTTTCTTTTAACTGCTGAG GTCAATGACCTTGACTCATCAGATTCCTCGATGACAATTGCAACTTCTCCAGGTTACTTGCGCTATCCTCCACCCACTGTGTTCTTGGCTGATTCTCATTCCAGTGGCCGTCCTTGTTTAGCAGATGAAATTCCTCTCATGTCTCTCCCCTTTTTGATATGGCCCTCATTAGCTAGAGATGATGGGAGAATATCTTTGCAGAATACTCATGGGGATGTTGGCTCAAGTAATGTGCAACCAAGAGTGGATCCCTCTGCTTCAGTGCGGCTTTTGACATATTCTACTCCATCAGGGCAGTATGAACTTCTGTTGTCTCCTGTTGATCCTAATAGCTCATCTCCTGTGCCAGAAGATACAGGAAATGATTCTTTAATGAGTGAAACGGATAATGCAATCACTCAATCAGCTATGGATGCCATGGAGACCATGGAAACGCAGCCTGAAGAGAGAAATAATCGTTTCTTCCCTTTTGGTGACCCAATGTATTGGGAGCTACCATTCTTGCAAGGGTGGTTAATTGGCCAGAGTCAAGCTGGGCAGCGCACCATGAGTTCAGTCAATGTTTCAGCTCATGAAAATATATCAGCATTTAGTGAAATGGAAAATCCTGTGGCTTCATCAGTTATGCCAACTGGTGCTAACCAATCTAGGGTCACTGGAAGATCTAGCTCACGGCAGCGTTCTTCACGTTCCCGCATGGTGCCCACGACTGGATCTGCTGAAGGTGCTATCCTCAATCACATTCCACGTGATGAAGGCGATCCTCAACTTGCTGTTACCAGAATCCAATCTGAACTTGCAACCTCACTTGCAGCTGCTGCTGCTGCAGAGTTACCTTGCACTGTGAAGTTAAGAATATGGCCTCATGATGTAAAAGATCCATGTGCCTTTCTTGATGCAGAAAAGTGTCGATTAACGATACCACATGCTGTGCTTTGTAG TGAAATGGGTGCTCATTTTTCACCTTGCGGGAGATTTTTAGCGGCATGTGTTGCATGTGTGCTGCCTCATCTAGAAGCTGATCCTGGGTTGCAAAGCCAGGTCCACCATGACATGGCAGGGACTGCAACATCCCCAACACGACACCCAATTTCAGCTCATCAAGTTCTCTATGAGCTTAGGATATATTCCCTTGAGGAGGCAAC aTTTGGTTTGGTGCTCGCATCACGGGCAATACGCGCTGCCCATTGTTTAACATCAATTCAG TTCTCACCCACGTCAGAGCACTTGTTACTTGCCTACGGTCGTCGCCATAGTTCACTTCTTAAGAGTGTTGTCATTGATGGAGAGACAACAGTACCCATTTACACAATTCTGGAG GTTTACAGAGTTTCTGATATGGAACTTGTGAGAGTTCTTCCTAGTGCTGAGGATGAGGTCAATGTAGCCTGCTTTCATCCATCAGTTGGAGGTGGCCTTGTCTATGGGACTAAG GAAGGGAAGCTTAGGATCCTTCAACATGATAGTTCTTATGCCATGAATTGTGCAACATCTCGTTTTCTTGATGAAAATATGCTTGAG GTTGAAGGTAAGGAAAGGACAATTTAA
- the LOC126688503 gene encoding uncharacterized protein LOC126688503 isoform X3, which translates to MSSSATKMRASFYGDDANAPSTSGPRSPHTNSNSNSKHSGGNVFRLLARREVCPRTKSSSKRLWGEGSKLHLDSVGSRHEAAIDARQGLVSWVEAETLRHLSAKYCPLLPPPRSTIAAAFSPDGRTLASTHGDHTVKIIDCQTGSCLKVLSGHRRTPWVVRFHPFYPEILASGSLDHEVRLWDANTAECIGSRDFYRPIASIAFHAQGELLAVASGHKLYMWHYNRRGETSSPVIVLKTRRSLRAVHFHPHAAPFLLTAEVNDLDSSDSSMTIATSPGYLRYPPPTVFLADSHSSGRPCLADEIPLMSLPFLIWPSLARDDGRISLQNTHGDVGSSNVQPRVDPSASVRLLTYSTPSGQYELLLSPVDPNSSSPVPEDTGNDSLMSETDNAITQSAMDAMETMETQPEERNNRFFPFGDPMYWELPFLQGWLIGQSQAGQRTMSSVNVSAHENISAFSEMENPVASSVMPTGANQSRVTGRSSSRQRSSRSRMVPTTGSAEGAILNHIPRDEGDPQLAVTRIQSELATSLAAAAAAELPCTVKLRIWPHDVKDPCAFLDAEKCRLTIPHAVLCSEMGAHFSPCGRFLAACVACVLPHLEADPGLQSQVHHDMAGTATSPTRHPISAHQVLYELRIYSLEEATFGLVLASRAIRAAHCLTSIQFSPTSEHLLLAYGRRHSSLLKSVVIDGETTVPIYTILEVYRVSDMELVRVLPSAEDEVNVACFHPSVGGGLVYGTKEGKLRILQHDSSYAMNCATSRFLDENMLEMTCEGRQ; encoded by the exons ATGAGCTCCTCCGCAACAAAGATGAGGGCATCCTTCTACGGAGACGACGCTAACGCCCCGTCAACCTCTGGTCCACGCTCTCCTCACaccaattccaattccaattccaagCATAG TGGTGGCAATGTCTTTCGACTGTTGGCACGACGGGAGGTTTGTCCTCGAACGAAGAGTTCGTCAAAAAGATTATGGGGAGAAGGTTCAAAACTGCATCTTGATTCGGTTGGGTCAAGGCATGAAGCAGCAATAGATGCAAGACAAGGGCTTGTCTCATG GGTGGAGGCAGAAACGTTGCGGCATTTATCAGCAAAATATTGTCCACTGTTGCCTCCTCCAAGGTCAACTATAGCAGCAGCCTTCAGCCCTGATGGGAGGACGCTTGCTTCTACTCA TGGAGACCATACGGTGAAGATTATTGATTGCCAAACTGGGAGCTGCTTAAAGGTTTTGAGTGGTCACCGGAGGACCCCTTGGGTG GTTAGATTTCATCCATTTTATCCTGAAATACTTGCTAGTGGAAGTTTGGATCATGAAGTTCGTTTGTGGGATGCAAATACTGCAGAGTGTATAGGATCACGTGATTTTT ATCGTCCTATTGCTTCCATTGCTTTCCATGCCCAAGGGGAGCTTCTTGCTGTGGCTTCAGGTCACAAG CTTTATATGTGGCATTACAACCGGAGAGGGGAGACATCATCACCAGTCATTGTACTGAAGACACGGCGGTCACTTCGGGCTGTGCATTTTCACCCCCACGCAGCCCCTTTTCTTTTAACTGCTGAG GTCAATGACCTTGACTCATCAGATTCCTCGATGACAATTGCAACTTCTCCAGGTTACTTGCGCTATCCTCCACCCACTGTGTTCTTGGCTGATTCTCATTCCAGTGGCCGTCCTTGTTTAGCAGATGAAATTCCTCTCATGTCTCTCCCCTTTTTGATATGGCCCTCATTAGCTAGAGATGATGGGAGAATATCTTTGCAGAATACTCATGGGGATGTTGGCTCAAGTAATGTGCAACCAAGAGTGGATCCCTCTGCTTCAGTGCGGCTTTTGACATATTCTACTCCATCAGGGCAGTATGAACTTCTGTTGTCTCCTGTTGATCCTAATAGCTCATCTCCTGTGCCAGAAGATACAGGAAATGATTCTTTAATGAGTGAAACGGATAATGCAATCACTCAATCAGCTATGGATGCCATGGAGACCATGGAAACGCAGCCTGAAGAGAGAAATAATCGTTTCTTCCCTTTTGGTGACCCAATGTATTGGGAGCTACCATTCTTGCAAGGGTGGTTAATTGGCCAGAGTCAAGCTGGGCAGCGCACCATGAGTTCAGTCAATGTTTCAGCTCATGAAAATATATCAGCATTTAGTGAAATGGAAAATCCTGTGGCTTCATCAGTTATGCCAACTGGTGCTAACCAATCTAGGGTCACTGGAAGATCTAGCTCACGGCAGCGTTCTTCACGTTCCCGCATGGTGCCCACGACTGGATCTGCTGAAGGTGCTATCCTCAATCACATTCCACGTGATGAAGGCGATCCTCAACTTGCTGTTACCAGAATCCAATCTGAACTTGCAACCTCACTTGCAGCTGCTGCTGCTGCAGAGTTACCTTGCACTGTGAAGTTAAGAATATGGCCTCATGATGTAAAAGATCCATGTGCCTTTCTTGATGCAGAAAAGTGTCGATTAACGATACCACATGCTGTGCTTTGTAG TGAAATGGGTGCTCATTTTTCACCTTGCGGGAGATTTTTAGCGGCATGTGTTGCATGTGTGCTGCCTCATCTAGAAGCTGATCCTGGGTTGCAAAGCCAGGTCCACCATGACATGGCAGGGACTGCAACATCCCCAACACGACACCCAATTTCAGCTCATCAAGTTCTCTATGAGCTTAGGATATATTCCCTTGAGGAGGCAAC aTTTGGTTTGGTGCTCGCATCACGGGCAATACGCGCTGCCCATTGTTTAACATCAATTCAG TTCTCACCCACGTCAGAGCACTTGTTACTTGCCTACGGTCGTCGCCATAGTTCACTTCTTAAGAGTGTTGTCATTGATGGAGAGACAACAGTACCCATTTACACAATTCTGGAG GTTTACAGAGTTTCTGATATGGAACTTGTGAGAGTTCTTCCTAGTGCTGAGGATGAGGTCAATGTAGCCTGCTTTCATCCATCAGTTGGAGGTGGCCTTGTCTATGGGACTAAG GAAGGGAAGCTTAGGATCCTTCAACATGATAGTTCTTATGCCATGAATTGTGCAACATCTCGTTTTCTTGATGAAAATATGCTTGAG ATGACTTGTGAGGGCAGACAGTGA
- the LOC126688503 gene encoding uncharacterized protein LOC126688503 isoform X1, producing the protein MSSSATKMRASFYGDDANAPSTSGPRSPHTNSNSNSKHSGGNVFRLLARREVCPRTKSSSKRLWGEGSKLHLDSVGSRHEAAIDARQGLVSWVEAETLRHLSAKYCPLLPPPRSTIAAAFSPDGRTLASTHGDHTVKIIDCQTGSCLKVLSGHRRTPWVVRFHPFYPEILASGSLDHEVRLWDANTAECIGSRDFYRPIASIAFHAQGELLAVASGHKLYMWHYNRRGETSSPVIVLKTRRSLRAVHFHPHAAPFLLTAEVNDLDSSDSSMTIATSPGYLRYPPPTVFLADSHSSGRPCLADEIPLMSLPFLIWPSLARDDGRISLQNTHGDVGSSNVQPRVDPSASVRLLTYSTPSGQYELLLSPVDPNSSSPVPEDTGNDSLMSETDNAITQSAMDAMETMETQPEERNNRFFPFGDPMYWELPFLQGWLIGQSQAGQRTMSSVNVSAHENISAFSEMENPVASSVMPTGANQSRVTGRSSSRQRSSRSRMVPTTGSAEGAILNHIPRDEGDPQLAVTRIQSELATSLAAAAAAELPCTVKLRIWPHDVKDPCAFLDAEKCRLTIPHAVLCSEMGAHFSPCGRFLAACVACVLPHLEADPGLQSQVHHDMAGTATSPTRHPISAHQVLYELRIYSLEEATFGLVLASRAIRAAHCLTSIQFSPTSEHLLLAYGRRHSSLLKSVVIDGETTVPIYTILEVYRVSDMELVRVLPSAEDEVNVACFHPSVGGGLVYGTKEGKLRILQHDSSYAMNCATSRFLDENMLEVPTYALEC; encoded by the exons ATGAGCTCCTCCGCAACAAAGATGAGGGCATCCTTCTACGGAGACGACGCTAACGCCCCGTCAACCTCTGGTCCACGCTCTCCTCACaccaattccaattccaattccaagCATAG TGGTGGCAATGTCTTTCGACTGTTGGCACGACGGGAGGTTTGTCCTCGAACGAAGAGTTCGTCAAAAAGATTATGGGGAGAAGGTTCAAAACTGCATCTTGATTCGGTTGGGTCAAGGCATGAAGCAGCAATAGATGCAAGACAAGGGCTTGTCTCATG GGTGGAGGCAGAAACGTTGCGGCATTTATCAGCAAAATATTGTCCACTGTTGCCTCCTCCAAGGTCAACTATAGCAGCAGCCTTCAGCCCTGATGGGAGGACGCTTGCTTCTACTCA TGGAGACCATACGGTGAAGATTATTGATTGCCAAACTGGGAGCTGCTTAAAGGTTTTGAGTGGTCACCGGAGGACCCCTTGGGTG GTTAGATTTCATCCATTTTATCCTGAAATACTTGCTAGTGGAAGTTTGGATCATGAAGTTCGTTTGTGGGATGCAAATACTGCAGAGTGTATAGGATCACGTGATTTTT ATCGTCCTATTGCTTCCATTGCTTTCCATGCCCAAGGGGAGCTTCTTGCTGTGGCTTCAGGTCACAAG CTTTATATGTGGCATTACAACCGGAGAGGGGAGACATCATCACCAGTCATTGTACTGAAGACACGGCGGTCACTTCGGGCTGTGCATTTTCACCCCCACGCAGCCCCTTTTCTTTTAACTGCTGAG GTCAATGACCTTGACTCATCAGATTCCTCGATGACAATTGCAACTTCTCCAGGTTACTTGCGCTATCCTCCACCCACTGTGTTCTTGGCTGATTCTCATTCCAGTGGCCGTCCTTGTTTAGCAGATGAAATTCCTCTCATGTCTCTCCCCTTTTTGATATGGCCCTCATTAGCTAGAGATGATGGGAGAATATCTTTGCAGAATACTCATGGGGATGTTGGCTCAAGTAATGTGCAACCAAGAGTGGATCCCTCTGCTTCAGTGCGGCTTTTGACATATTCTACTCCATCAGGGCAGTATGAACTTCTGTTGTCTCCTGTTGATCCTAATAGCTCATCTCCTGTGCCAGAAGATACAGGAAATGATTCTTTAATGAGTGAAACGGATAATGCAATCACTCAATCAGCTATGGATGCCATGGAGACCATGGAAACGCAGCCTGAAGAGAGAAATAATCGTTTCTTCCCTTTTGGTGACCCAATGTATTGGGAGCTACCATTCTTGCAAGGGTGGTTAATTGGCCAGAGTCAAGCTGGGCAGCGCACCATGAGTTCAGTCAATGTTTCAGCTCATGAAAATATATCAGCATTTAGTGAAATGGAAAATCCTGTGGCTTCATCAGTTATGCCAACTGGTGCTAACCAATCTAGGGTCACTGGAAGATCTAGCTCACGGCAGCGTTCTTCACGTTCCCGCATGGTGCCCACGACTGGATCTGCTGAAGGTGCTATCCTCAATCACATTCCACGTGATGAAGGCGATCCTCAACTTGCTGTTACCAGAATCCAATCTGAACTTGCAACCTCACTTGCAGCTGCTGCTGCTGCAGAGTTACCTTGCACTGTGAAGTTAAGAATATGGCCTCATGATGTAAAAGATCCATGTGCCTTTCTTGATGCAGAAAAGTGTCGATTAACGATACCACATGCTGTGCTTTGTAG TGAAATGGGTGCTCATTTTTCACCTTGCGGGAGATTTTTAGCGGCATGTGTTGCATGTGTGCTGCCTCATCTAGAAGCTGATCCTGGGTTGCAAAGCCAGGTCCACCATGACATGGCAGGGACTGCAACATCCCCAACACGACACCCAATTTCAGCTCATCAAGTTCTCTATGAGCTTAGGATATATTCCCTTGAGGAGGCAAC aTTTGGTTTGGTGCTCGCATCACGGGCAATACGCGCTGCCCATTGTTTAACATCAATTCAG TTCTCACCCACGTCAGAGCACTTGTTACTTGCCTACGGTCGTCGCCATAGTTCACTTCTTAAGAGTGTTGTCATTGATGGAGAGACAACAGTACCCATTTACACAATTCTGGAG GTTTACAGAGTTTCTGATATGGAACTTGTGAGAGTTCTTCCTAGTGCTGAGGATGAGGTCAATGTAGCCTGCTTTCATCCATCAGTTGGAGGTGGCCTTGTCTATGGGACTAAG GAAGGGAAGCTTAGGATCCTTCAACATGATAGTTCTTATGCCATGAATTGTGCAACATCTCGTTTTCTTGATGAAAATATGCTTGAG gtCCCTACATACGCTTTAGAATGCTAA